In Leptospiraceae bacterium, a genomic segment contains:
- a CDS encoding radical SAM protein, translating into MHLGELTIEELETFFRELGEPSYRAKQIFIRIHRHLALSLSEFTEIPKRVLKIFEERQLFSTLQIKNRKIVEALSSDCGTEKFLFESPNPKVSLQRNFESVWIVSEKRRTACVSSQSGCSLNCVFCATGQLPFKGNLETWQILQQVYIMIRMRNPEFPFIRERLTNIVYMGMGEPFYNYDKVIKSAHLLHHSLGLNLGARHITISTAGVVPAIERFIKEKQPFNLAVSLNHPISENRSELMDINKKYPLKDLLKVLKTYVKLYRKNITFEYVLIPEVNMSSDHIRELVRISKFIKHCKFNLIPLNTEFHQWRRPTEEEVLHFQNELRKHGILAFYRGSPGRTIDAACGMLSLKS; encoded by the coding sequence ATGCATTTAGGAGAACTCACAATCGAGGAATTGGAAACCTTTTTTCGTGAGTTGGGAGAACCTTCTTACCGAGCAAAGCAAATCTTTATTCGTATTCATCGACACTTAGCACTTTCTTTAAGCGAATTCACAGAAATCCCAAAAAGAGTTTTAAAGATCTTCGAAGAACGTCAATTATTCTCCACTTTACAAATCAAAAACCGAAAGATAGTTGAAGCATTAAGTAGTGATTGTGGAACAGAAAAATTCCTTTTTGAGTCTCCTAATCCCAAAGTGAGTTTACAACGAAATTTTGAGTCTGTATGGATTGTTTCCGAAAAACGACGGACTGCTTGTGTTTCTTCTCAAAGCGGTTGTAGTTTGAATTGTGTGTTTTGTGCTACAGGTCAGCTTCCCTTCAAAGGGAATTTAGAAACATGGCAAATCCTCCAACAAGTCTACATCATGATTCGAATGAGAAATCCTGAGTTTCCTTTTATTCGAGAAAGATTGACGAACATAGTGTATATGGGCATGGGGGAACCTTTTTATAATTATGATAAAGTGATTAAATCTGCTCACTTATTGCATCACTCTTTGGGGTTAAATCTTGGGGCAAGGCATATCACGATTTCTACTGCAGGGGTTGTTCCTGCGATAGAACGTTTCATCAAAGAAAAACAGCCATTCAATTTAGCAGTCTCGTTAAACCACCCAATTTCAGAAAACAGAAGTGAACTAATGGATATCAATAAAAAATACCCATTAAAAGATTTATTGAAGGTCCTCAAAACCTATGTGAAACTTTATAGAAAGAATATCACTTTTGAATATGTTTTGATCCCAGAAGTCAACATGTCTTCTGACCACATCCGAGAGTTGGTTCGTATTTCAAAGTTCATCAAGCACTGCAAATTCAACTTGATTCCTCTTAATACAGAATTTCATCAATGGCGAAGACCCACAGAAGAAGAAGTCCTCCATTTTCAAAACGAACTCAGAAAACACGGTATTTTAGCTTTTTATCGTGGCTCTCCAGGACGAACTATTGATGCTGCTTGTGGAATGTTGAGTTTGAAGTCATAA
- a CDS encoding DUF1564 family protein yields MRHQNHFFTKEEHIVCVNLTPNYYLYLTRLAQRKFHDDIPKTINYLISKHIRKLYSRSKSQTKRTLTAEYQPTTKNYKRYWISIEPVIWGRLFQLRLCLGYSMSYLLRMLLDFEIMKELRERGNSELQENQTEQEIVIYHNYDDRVAVDCLSGRVFFDFYDDVFLLQ; encoded by the coding sequence ATGAGACATCAAAATCACTTTTTCACCAAAGAAGAACACATCGTGTGCGTGAACCTCACACCCAATTACTATCTTTACCTCACTCGCCTCGCTCAACGAAAATTCCATGATGATATTCCTAAAACCATCAATTACCTCATCTCAAAACATATAAGAAAACTATACTCTCGATCAAAATCCCAAACCAAAAGAACCCTCACAGCCGAATACCAACCCACAACAAAAAATTACAAACGCTACTGGATTTCAATAGAACCCGTGATTTGGGGTCGTCTTTTTCAGCTGCGATTATGCTTAGGATATTCCATGAGCTATCTTCTGCGTATGCTTTTGGATTTTGAAATCATGAAGGAACTAAGAGAGCGGGGGAACTCTGAACTCCAAGAAAACCAAACAGAACAGGAAATCGTTATCTATCATAATTATGATGACAGGGTAGCGGTGGATTGCCTTTCAGGGAGGGTTTTTTTCGACTTTTATGACGATGTTTTCTTACTCCAGTAG
- a CDS encoding cyclic nucleotide-binding domain-containing protein, which translates to MNQKNEIASLLNTLWVSIQQPKQNQIQEELEMMAKLTLFQNIPKRSLKLIRSRCHIRYYKKNELIFREGEPGLGLYIILDGKVEIYKEKNSQKTTLSILTKGDFFGEISLLLIDKPRSASAIALEPTTLLGFFNPDLKVLMKRNPHISNIFLYNIATILGDRLIKTNEVLERCVESKVLNSSS; encoded by the coding sequence ATGAATCAAAAAAACGAAATCGCCTCTTTGCTGAACACCTTATGGGTGAGTATCCAACAACCAAAGCAAAATCAAATCCAAGAAGAATTGGAAATGATGGCTAAACTTACCCTTTTTCAAAACATCCCAAAACGAAGCCTCAAGCTCATTCGGTCTCGCTGCCATATTCGATACTACAAAAAAAATGAACTCATTTTTCGAGAAGGTGAACCCGGCTTAGGCTTATATATCATCCTCGATGGAAAAGTCGAAATCTACAAAGAAAAAAATAGCCAAAAAACCACTCTTTCAATCCTTACGAAAGGTGATTTTTTTGGTGAAATCAGTCTCCTTTTGATTGATAAGCCTCGTTCTGCTTCGGCTATCGCATTAGAACCGACAACTCTTTTGGGATTTTTCAACCCTGACCTCAAAGTCTTGATGAAACGCAATCCCCACATTAGCAACATTTTTCTTTATAACATTGCAACCATCTTAGGAGATAGATTAATCAAAACTAACGAAGTCTTAGAACGATGTGTTGAAAGCAAAGTATTAAACTCAAGTTCATGA
- a CDS encoding peroxiredoxin, with protein MKKTFFGILSLLLAFPLVANSKVLKPGDKAPDFVMYLDDGKKVNLYSFLNQGKKIVLYFYPKDDTYGCTAQAINIRDNLIEFQKRNILVFGISTDDLVSHRNFKQKHKLNFPLVSDFDKSISRAYGVLSMFGIAQRVTFVIRSDGIIEHVITDVDVDRHTQQIIELIDSNYQRYRI; from the coding sequence ATGAAAAAGACTTTTTTTGGTATATTGAGTTTACTGTTGGCTTTTCCTTTGGTTGCAAATTCTAAGGTCCTAAAGCCTGGTGATAAGGCACCAGATTTCGTGATGTACTTGGATGATGGGAAAAAAGTGAATCTCTATTCTTTTTTGAATCAAGGGAAAAAAATCGTTTTATACTTTTATCCGAAGGATGATACGTATGGTTGCACAGCTCAGGCAATCAACATCAGAGATAACCTAATCGAATTCCAAAAAAGAAATATTTTGGTTTTCGGTATTAGCACAGATGATCTCGTATCCCATCGTAATTTCAAACAAAAACACAAATTGAATTTTCCTCTGGTCTCTGATTTTGATAAATCCATATCCAGAGCCTATGGTGTTTTGAGTATGTTTGGTATCGCTCAAAGAGTAACGTTTGTTATTCGAAGTGATGGAATCATTGAACATGTTATTACTGATGTTGATGTAGATCGACATACCCAACAAATCATAGAATTAATTGACTCAAATTATCAAAGATATCGTATTTAA
- a CDS encoding DnaJ domain-containing protein, translated as MERIIDHYGILGIPRGSSIEEIKKAFWKWAKIYHPDKKGDPEKFYQLYTSYKFLSDPIKKKEYDLLLQKHNSKESTSKETYYVIDARRLIYTATLKKFIEENINLKTIKGKERKFLAKITYDYIVLLNRNDFYKNLLLPIPMIFDRICEYCHGSDLYCSYCDGRGYRKTNGNVYIKIQKCSLQDLQILNVSLKEFKHPTLRARIKEVKVLIRFV; from the coding sequence ATGGAACGTATTATTGACCATTATGGGATATTAGGGATACCACGTGGTTCGTCAATAGAAGAAATAAAGAAAGCTTTTTGGAAATGGGCAAAAATCTACCATCCAGATAAAAAAGGCGATCCAGAAAAATTCTATCAACTTTATACGTCTTACAAGTTCCTATCGGATCCAATAAAGAAAAAAGAATACGACCTTTTATTACAGAAGCATAATTCAAAAGAAAGCACCTCAAAAGAAACTTACTATGTGATTGATGCAAGGCGTCTAATCTATACAGCAACTTTAAAAAAATTCATAGAAGAAAACATCAACCTTAAAACCATTAAAGGAAAAGAAAGAAAATTTTTAGCAAAGATAACGTATGATTATATCGTTTTACTCAATCGAAATGATTTTTATAAAAACCTTTTGCTTCCAATTCCCATGATTTTCGATAGGATTTGTGAATATTGTCATGGTAGTGATCTTTATTGTTCTTACTGTGATGGAAGAGGTTATCGAAAAACAAATGGCAATGTATATATAAAAATCCAAAAGTGTAGTTTACAGGATTTACAAATTCTTAATGTATCTTTGAAGGAGTTCAAACATCCTACGTTAAGAGCTCGCATTAAAGAAGTCAAGGTTTTGATTCGATTTGTTTGA
- the purM gene encoding phosphoribosylformylglycinamidine cyclo-ligase has protein sequence MHTSEYSEIYKQAGVDTQAAQRLIQKTVPFIKKTFHSHVLSDIGGFASWLDLSFVKSMKNPVLLTSTDGVGTKLLYATFLNRYDTVGFDLVGMCANDLLVSGGIPLALLDYVAVGRLDEEKISLVLRSIASACKLIHCALIGGETAEHPNVMKNPDDFDLAGFIIGVAEKENLLPHSIQEGDIVMGIPSSGVHSNGLSLVRKLFFDPANPFADKIANRDFIKEKIFLQPTVLYEKILRDLIESKLIKGLVHITGGGFIENIPRILPDDHYVELQPWELETPFREIAQKGNLDFQEMIKVFNCGFGMIAIIREKDVPTLQKELPTKIKEYKKQYQSIQKEFFPEFPQWENDWTLPYLSETPRVLGRIKKNRQYSKKVILKE, from the coding sequence ATGCATACAAGTGAATATTCAGAGATTTACAAACAAGCGGGTGTGGATACTCAAGCAGCGCAAAGATTGATACAGAAAACTGTTCCTTTCATAAAGAAGACCTTTCATTCCCACGTGTTGTCTGATATTGGTGGTTTTGCAAGTTGGTTGGATTTGAGTTTTGTTAAATCCATGAAGAACCCAGTACTCTTAACATCCACAGATGGGGTGGGAACCAAACTACTTTATGCTACTTTTTTGAATCGTTATGATACTGTCGGCTTTGATTTAGTGGGGATGTGTGCGAATGATCTTTTGGTTTCTGGCGGGATTCCTTTGGCTTTGTTGGATTATGTGGCTGTTGGAAGATTAGATGAGGAAAAAATTTCTCTTGTTCTTCGTTCCATTGCTTCGGCATGCAAGCTGATTCATTGTGCCTTGATTGGGGGAGAAACAGCCGAACATCCAAATGTAATGAAAAACCCAGATGATTTTGATTTAGCAGGATTCATAATTGGAGTAGCCGAAAAAGAAAACCTACTTCCTCACTCCATACAAGAAGGAGATATCGTGATGGGCATACCCTCATCGGGAGTTCATTCCAATGGACTTTCTTTGGTGAGAAAATTGTTTTTCGATCCTGCCAATCCCTTTGCTGACAAAATCGCAAATAGAGATTTCATAAAAGAAAAAATCTTTTTACAACCTACGGTTTTATACGAGAAGATTTTACGAGATTTGATAGAATCAAAACTAATCAAAGGCTTGGTGCATATTACAGGAGGAGGTTTTATCGAAAACATCCCTCGCATACTTCCAGACGATCATTATGTGGAATTACAACCTTGGGAGCTGGAAACACCCTTTCGAGAGATTGCCCAAAAAGGGAACTTAGATTTTCAAGAAATGATCAAAGTATTCAACTGTGGGTTTGGAATGATAGCTATCATCAGAGAAAAAGACGTTCCCACATTACAAAAAGAACTACCTACTAAAATCAAAGAATACAAAAAACAATACCAATCCATTCAGAAAGAATTTTTCCCAGAATTCCCTCAATGGGAAAATGACTGGACCCTACCTTATCTTTCTGAGACTCCAAGAGTTTTAGGTAGGATCAAAAAAAATCGCCAATATTCAAAAAAAGTGATTCTTAAAGAATAA
- a CDS encoding N-acetylmuramoyl-L-alanine amidase, with amino-acid sequence MRRNFLLLFFGLILGLSSEEIPIYRVVVDPGHGGVTKDVKDDRWDPITKEFLDYYNAGMSYKNYHEHRIVLVVAKKLHQYLHMTETDEGWRKFHWILKQYAEQETFPRIVIKSYLTRDKNWEDTKLPKNHPSVNEPFRLYDYPKNNQMQLGRISYINSLRPHLVVSIHMNPGGKGHKGGMFSVLAPSFQTFDYLRNMFLGKIDKKKFEQLPWAPFWLVNEKGWSKLEMAFSDTWVYFHGYRWNKKTNSPWEEKNRGFRYNMVTWIYKDSDDWIQKAIEQKNKKLPGPYSLDYRKFIPEGKYWEREKSELEYWKREKPLPEYGIPFGGDNHYASDELLRFIQYGLRMRYPELVKKNKISDIVEPYVSAYALPTLVNAICAYLEIGHLDVKRDRELVLNYSTEIARSLAVGVYSLFVGLSLKKNYKEKFKPRGKSVDFKKYIEHKDGNYFEKVFP; translated from the coding sequence ATGAGGAGAAATTTCTTACTTCTTTTTTTTGGTCTGATTCTTGGTTTATCTTCAGAAGAAATTCCCATTTATCGAGTAGTAGTGGATCCCGGTCATGGTGGTGTTACGAAAGATGTAAAAGATGATCGTTGGGATCCCATCACAAAGGAATTTCTGGATTACTACAATGCAGGAATGTCTTATAAAAACTATCATGAACATAGAATTGTTTTGGTAGTAGCAAAAAAGCTCCATCAATATTTACACATGACAGAAACCGATGAGGGATGGAGAAAATTCCATTGGATTCTCAAACAATATGCAGAACAAGAAACTTTCCCGAGAATCGTGATCAAAAGCTATTTAACTCGAGATAAGAACTGGGAGGACACAAAACTTCCGAAAAATCATCCATCAGTGAATGAACCTTTTCGTCTTTATGATTATCCAAAAAACAATCAAATGCAGTTGGGAAGGATTTCTTATATCAATTCCCTTCGACCTCATTTGGTAGTAAGTATCCACATGAACCCAGGCGGGAAAGGTCATAAAGGTGGGATGTTTTCGGTTCTTGCTCCGAGTTTTCAAACCTTTGATTATCTTAGAAACATGTTTTTAGGAAAGATTGATAAGAAAAAGTTCGAACAGCTTCCTTGGGCACCTTTTTGGTTGGTGAACGAAAAAGGTTGGTCAAAGTTAGAGATGGCTTTTTCTGATACCTGGGTTTACTTTCATGGTTATCGATGGAACAAAAAAACCAATTCGCCATGGGAAGAAAAAAATCGGGGCTTTCGTTATAATATGGTAACGTGGATTTATAAAGACTCAGATGACTGGATACAGAAAGCCATTGAACAGAAGAATAAAAAACTTCCTGGGCCTTATAGCTTGGACTATCGAAAATTTATACCCGAAGGAAAATATTGGGAAAGAGAAAAAAGCGAACTTGAATACTGGAAGAGGGAAAAACCATTGCCGGAATATGGAATTCCTTTTGGTGGAGACAATCACTATGCTTCAGATGAATTGTTGCGTTTTATCCAATATGGCTTGAGGATGAGGTATCCTGAGTTGGTCAAAAAAAACAAAATTTCTGATATTGTTGAACCCTATGTGAGTGCTTATGCCCTTCCCACTCTTGTAAATGCGATTTGTGCGTATTTGGAAATTGGTCATTTGGATGTGAAACGAGATCGGGAGTTGGTTTTGAATTATTCGACTGAGATAGCTCGTTCCCTTGCCGTTGGGGTTTATTCTTTATTTGTCGGCTTGAGTCTAAAAAAGAACTACAAAGAAAAGTTTAAACCGAGAGGTAAAAGTGTCGATTTTAAAAAATACATAGAGCACAAAGATGGTAATTATTTTGAGAAAGTTTTCCCTTAA
- a CDS encoding AI-2E family transporter — protein MKNINLSIHVVRFLFFALILILLIFIGFGIKELIIPISIAFLVSLFLNPYVYLLESLGIPRLMSVVITLAVFLLILYLVIYFFVPFIVEQINKIYEIIKYISSKLPEIIAKLKEEYKDTLPFDISKLDIDTNWILSFVLEPVASTHFVEILPNLLTFAIITPILLFIFMLEGDEIYRYLMSLVPNRFFEMTLMITYKIRYGIISYLRGLLIQMLILLLILLPGLVLIKLPYGIILAIFASLINVVPYFGPALGFIPILSVSLLTDPSLTPAAILIFGFAQLVDNVFTQPVILARSVNVHPIIAILAFITFQKWFGFVGMLIAIPLAGIILMTIETMYRSLKAFDII, from the coding sequence ATGAAAAACATTAATCTTTCCATTCACGTTGTTCGTTTTCTTTTCTTCGCTCTGATTTTGATTTTACTGATTTTTATCGGGTTTGGTATCAAAGAATTGATCATTCCCATTAGTATTGCTTTTTTAGTTTCTTTATTTTTGAATCCTTATGTGTATCTTTTAGAAAGTTTAGGTATCCCCCGCCTCATGAGTGTGGTGATTACGTTAGCCGTCTTTTTATTGATACTTTATCTTGTTATTTATTTTTTTGTCCCTTTTATAGTAGAACAAATCAACAAAATCTATGAGATAATCAAATACATTTCTTCAAAACTCCCAGAAATCATCGCTAAACTAAAAGAAGAATACAAAGATACTCTGCCTTTTGATATTTCAAAACTCGATATTGACACAAATTGGATTTTGAGCTTTGTGTTAGAACCAGTAGCTTCTACTCACTTTGTTGAGATCCTTCCCAATCTATTGACTTTCGCAATCATCACCCCAATTCTTCTGTTTATTTTCATGCTCGAAGGGGATGAAATCTATCGCTACTTGATGTCTTTGGTTCCGAATCGATTTTTCGAAATGACCTTGATGATTACTTATAAAATCCGATATGGCATTATTTCTTATCTACGAGGACTTCTCATCCAAATGCTGATTCTTTTATTGATTCTACTTCCGGGATTGGTTTTGATCAAATTGCCCTATGGAATTATTTTAGCAATCTTTGCTTCTTTAATTAATGTAGTTCCTTATTTTGGTCCAGCACTGGGTTTTATTCCCATCCTTTCGGTTTCTCTACTTACCGATCCTTCCCTTACTCCTGCTGCGATTTTGATTTTTGGTTTTGCCCAACTCGTTGATAATGTCTTTACCCAACCTGTGATTTTAGCCCGCTCTGTCAATGTTCATCCCATTATTGCAATTTTAGCTTTTATCACTTTTCAGAAATGGTTCGGGTTTGTTGGAATGTTGATAGCTATCCCCTTAGCAGGGATCATCCTCATGACTATTGAAACCATGTATCGTTCTTTAAAAGCATTCGATATTATTTAA
- a CDS encoding phospho-sugar mutase → MQDVEIKKRILDWCGPNFPLEIREEAAKIFHRYLQGDRSDDVFAFMTELKFGTGGLRGVIGLGPGRMNEYTVGKTTLGFANYLLKEFKQPSVVIAYDSRRKSFDFAKITAGIFANKNIKVYLFDQVAPTPILSYAIRKLKASGGVVITASHNPPEYNGYKVYQDDGSQIVGETQTKIEKEIDAIPDWNIPFLDSEDPKFKEMVKYIGDDIKKMYYGEFDSIFFVKKAEKPIKVVFSPLHGTSGKWLPELLEKYGVEVIPVNEQMEPNGEFPTVKYPNPEEPEALTLCKEVAQKVKADLFVATDPDADRMGTGIRDSHGNYVLLTGNQIGSILLAYLAEKIKRHNDKRYFVYKTIVTTNLQKEIAKKNNLHIIDLLTGFKYIAEQMRWIEEGKYIYNPKTDVYLFGSEESYGYLPIDFVRDKDSLSSTLLLTMAAIEKGNLLSYLDEIYLKYGLYLEDLKSVAMKGLDGLQKMNQIIEKLRSTPLIGKTLDDRKIIKVYDYKYQWINQKPDPEYFKILPKSDVIQFELEPEGLLTIRPSGTEPKVKIYISLRSKEHPQSIEELKIRKEELEKEINTIMGYFLAISGLS, encoded by the coding sequence ATGCAGGATGTTGAAATCAAAAAACGGATTTTGGATTGGTGCGGACCTAATTTTCCTTTGGAAATCAGAGAAGAAGCAGCCAAAATCTTTCATCGTTATCTTCAGGGAGATCGTTCGGATGATGTCTTTGCCTTCATGACTGAACTTAAGTTTGGAACAGGTGGGCTTCGAGGTGTGATTGGCTTGGGACCTGGAAGAATGAATGAATATACTGTTGGAAAAACTACATTAGGTTTTGCGAATTATCTTTTGAAAGAATTTAAACAACCTTCAGTTGTGATTGCTTATGATTCTCGTCGAAAGAGTTTTGATTTTGCTAAGATCACAGCTGGAATTTTCGCTAATAAAAACATCAAAGTTTATCTTTTTGATCAAGTAGCTCCAACACCCATTTTATCCTATGCCATTCGTAAGCTAAAAGCAAGTGGAGGAGTAGTTATCACAGCAAGTCATAATCCCCCTGAATATAATGGCTACAAAGTATATCAGGATGATGGTTCCCAAATCGTAGGAGAAACCCAAACAAAAATAGAAAAAGAAATCGATGCCATTCCTGACTGGAACATCCCTTTTCTTGACTCAGAGGACCCAAAATTCAAAGAAATGGTAAAATACATTGGTGATGATATAAAAAAAATGTATTATGGCGAATTTGATTCGATTTTTTTTGTCAAAAAAGCAGAAAAACCCATCAAGGTAGTTTTTTCGCCACTACATGGGACATCAGGCAAGTGGCTTCCAGAGCTCTTAGAAAAATACGGAGTTGAGGTGATACCCGTCAATGAGCAAATGGAGCCCAACGGAGAGTTTCCCACAGTCAAATACCCGAACCCCGAAGAACCCGAAGCTCTAACTTTATGCAAAGAAGTAGCTCAAAAAGTAAAAGCAGACCTTTTTGTAGCAACAGACCCTGATGCAGATCGCATGGGAACAGGTATTCGAGACTCCCATGGAAATTACGTTCTCCTTACTGGAAATCAAATAGGAAGCATTCTTTTGGCATACTTAGCAGAAAAAATAAAAAGACATAATGACAAACGTTACTTTGTCTATAAGACAATCGTTACGACAAACTTACAAAAAGAAATTGCGAAAAAGAACAATTTACACATAATCGATTTACTCACTGGATTTAAATACATTGCAGAGCAAATGCGTTGGATCGAAGAAGGAAAATACATCTACAATCCCAAAACAGATGTATATTTATTTGGAAGTGAAGAGTCCTATGGATATTTACCCATTGATTTTGTTCGAGACAAAGACTCTTTGTCATCGACTTTGCTATTAACGATGGCTGCAATCGAGAAGGGAAATCTTTTGTCTTATTTGGACGAAATCTATTTAAAGTATGGTCTTTATTTAGAAGACCTCAAATCTGTAGCGATGAAAGGATTGGATGGCTTACAAAAGATGAATCAAATCATTGAAAAATTACGTTCAACCCCCCTTATAGGAAAAACCTTAGATGATCGTAAAATCATCAAAGTCTATGATTATAAATACCAATGGATCAATCAAAAACCTGATCCTGAATACTTTAAAATCCTTCCTAAATCTGATGTAATCCAATTCGAACTTGAACCAGAAGGGCTTTTGACAATTCGGCCTTCAGGAACTGAACCTAAAGTAAAAATCTACATTAGTCTTCGCTCAAAGGAACATCCGCAAAGCATAGAAGAACTCAAAATACGAAAAGAAGAATTAGAAAAAGAAATAAATACCATCATGGGGTATTTTTTAGCTATTTCTGGGCTATCTTAA
- a CDS encoding MBOAT family protein codes for MLFNSILFFIFLSIVFVLYWSSPERYRKLILIISSLIFYANWGITEEGWIGIRWSFHFVSIILFSHGIHLLIFRYPNKKKLFLIVEIIALVLNLSFFKYFHFFLNILADLGISQKIFEEREVFLPLAISFYTFQILAYTIDIYRGVITEKKSFMDYFLFILFFPQLIAGPIMRFKDFFNQRPSLNRDYIYSGLWLLISGLIKKVLIADPMGNIINPVFRSPEVYSFDQILLAGAGFSIQVYCDFSGYTDLARGSAYLLGYQIPENFSAPFFSSSAREVWQRWHITLATWLRDYIYIPLGGNRVSELRTYINQVLTFSLGGLWHGADYTYISWGTMWGVLLSVERFFEKVLKLKTVPTKNLFLIILKILFIFYLFSLGALMFRSQSVSYPEKQFHSVEIMLQLLKGSYGNFHDKVEKEFLENQGDGEFVKSVMGKEFFTTKQIDYLDTFTFYVLMTLFFHWIQYKPEHFARWKYNFFLLFVVGSLTFGILLPTLSTTSQQFIYFVF; via the coding sequence ATGTTATTTAATTCCATTTTGTTTTTTATCTTTTTATCAATTGTCTTTGTTCTTTACTGGTCATCTCCTGAACGATACAGAAAATTGATTCTTATCATCTCATCTTTGATTTTTTATGCAAACTGGGGTATTACGGAAGAAGGTTGGATAGGTATACGATGGAGCTTTCATTTTGTTTCTATTATTCTATTCAGTCATGGCATTCATCTTTTGATATTCCGATATCCCAACAAAAAAAAGCTATTTTTGATCGTAGAAATAATTGCTTTAGTTTTGAATTTATCGTTTTTTAAATACTTTCACTTTTTTTTGAATATCCTTGCGGATTTAGGGATTTCCCAAAAAATTTTCGAAGAAAGAGAGGTTTTCCTACCACTCGCCATTAGTTTTTATACCTTCCAAATCCTTGCCTACACAATTGATATTTATCGTGGGGTGATCACAGAAAAAAAGAGTTTTATGGATTATTTCTTGTTTATTTTGTTTTTTCCTCAGTTGATTGCTGGTCCCATCATGCGATTTAAGGACTTTTTTAACCAAAGACCTTCTTTGAATCGAGATTATATTTATTCTGGGTTGTGGCTCCTTATCAGTGGCCTCATTAAAAAAGTTCTCATAGCAGATCCTATGGGGAATATTATCAATCCTGTTTTTCGTTCACCTGAGGTTTATTCTTTTGATCAAATCCTTTTGGCAGGTGCGGGTTTTTCTATCCAGGTTTATTGTGATTTTTCTGGTTATACGGATTTAGCGAGAGGATCAGCATATCTTTTGGGTTATCAAATCCCTGAGAATTTTTCAGCTCCTTTTTTCTCCAGTTCTGCAAGAGAAGTTTGGCAAAGATGGCATATTACGTTAGCTACTTGGCTCAGGGATTATATCTACATTCCTTTAGGAGGAAATCGAGTTTCCGAATTACGAACCTACATAAATCAAGTTTTGACTTTTTCGTTAGGGGGACTATGGCATGGTGCTGATTACACGTATATCTCTTGGGGAACGATGTGGGGAGTTTTACTTTCAGTGGAAAGATTTTTCGAAAAGGTCCTTAAGCTAAAAACTGTTCCAACGAAAAATCTTTTTCTTATCATTCTGAAGATTTTGTTTATTTTTTATTTATTTTCGCTGGGGGCTTTGATGTTTCGTTCTCAAAGCGTTTCCTATCCCGAAAAGCAGTTTCATTCAGTTGAAATCATGCTTCAGCTCCTAAAAGGAAGTTATGGGAATTTCCACGACAAGGTTGAAAAAGAATTTCTCGAAAACCAAGGCGACGGAGAATTTGTGAAATCTGTGATGGGGAAGGAATTTTTCACCACAAAACAAATTGATTATTTGGATACTTTTACTTTTTATGTCCTTATGACTCTTTTTTTCCATTGGATCCAATACAAGCCTGAGCATTTTGCAAGATGGAAATATAATTTCTTTTTATTGTTCGTTGTGGGAAGTTTGACTTTTGGAATTCTGCTTCCAACTTTATCTACTACATCCCAACAATTTATTTATTTTGTGTTTTAG
- a CDS encoding acyl-CoA thioesterase codes for MNHDSLPKKELPFVFKQYVAWGDMDAFQHVNHTMYLKYFENARVEFFHALGFGKEAIQNIGIVVANMTMEFKKQVRYPSWLKVTIGVLKLQSRFIQFGCSIWDEDQKLVFSAKGNFFWIDFRTGKIVSLPKEYWTKFEPYITHP; via the coding sequence ATGAATCATGATTCATTACCTAAAAAAGAACTCCCTTTTGTATTCAAACAATATGTGGCTTGGGGAGACATGGATGCTTTTCAACATGTGAATCATACCATGTATTTGAAATACTTTGAAAATGCTCGGGTAGAATTCTTTCATGCGTTGGGTTTCGGAAAAGAAGCAATACAAAATATAGGCATTGTGGTTGCAAACATGACAATGGAATTCAAAAAACAAGTTCGTTATCCATCATGGCTTAAAGTTACGATTGGTGTGTTAAAACTTCAATCTCGTTTCATTCAGTTTGGTTGTTCTATATGGGATGAAGATCAAAAATTAGTATTTTCTGCCAAAGGAAATTTTTTTTGGATTGATTTTCGAACAGGAAAAATCGTATCTCTACCGAAAGAATATTGGACTAAATTTGAGCCTTATATCACTCATCCATGA